A single genomic interval of Zingiber officinale cultivar Zhangliang chromosome 4A, Zo_v1.1, whole genome shotgun sequence harbors:
- the LOC121972694 gene encoding 60S ribosomal protein L7-4-like: MVKHQELTAKKMSRANRKLIFARAQQYSKEYESKEKELIQLKRDARMKGGFYVSPEPKLLFIIRIRGINAMHPKTRKILQLLRLRQIFNGVFLKVNKATINMLRRVEPYVTYSYPNLKSVKELIYKRGYGKLNKQRIPLTDNSIIEQGLGKYGIICIDDLVHEIVTVGPHFRGANNFLWPFKLKAPLGGLKKKRNHYVEGGDAGNREDYINELIRRMR; encoded by the exons ATGGTGAAGCACCAGGAGCTCACTGCCAAGAAGATGTCTCGAGCGAACCGGAAACTAATCTTTGCCCGTGCCCAACAGTACTCCAAGGAGTACGAATCCAAG GAGAAGGAGCTCATCCAGTTGAAGAGGGATGCGAGGATGAAGGGTGGGTTCTATGTCAGCCCAGAGCCTAAGCTTCTGTTCATCATCCGAATTAGAGG TATTAATGCTATGCATCCGAAAACACGAAAGATCTTGCAACTTCTCCGTCTACGACAA ATCTTCAACGGCGTGTTTTTGAAAGTTAACAAGGCCACAATTAACATGTTACGAAGGGTGGAGCCCTATGTCACATATTC GTATCCTAATCTCAAGAGTGTCAAAGAATTGATTTACAAGAGGGGatatggaaaattaaacaaaCAGCGGATTCCTTTGACCGATAATTCAATCATTGAGCAG GGTTTGGGTAAATATGGTATTATCTGTATTGACGACCTCGTTCATGAAATCGTGACCGTCGGCCCTCATTTTAGGGGAGCAAACAATTTCCTCTGGCCCTTTAAGTTGAAGGCACCTCTGGGTGGccttaaaaagaaaaggaatcatTATGTTGAGGGAGGAGATGCAGGGAACCGTGAGGACTACATCAATGAGCTAATTAGGAGGATGAGATGA